A window of Leptospira stimsonii contains these coding sequences:
- a CDS encoding chitobiase/beta-hexosaminidase C-terminal domain-containing protein translates to MKRVVCLFVFFFLFCFGCLKTGHSGIGNTIPFMIIDMEGTARIKGTFLDVNGDGITDGIDTNKNDVIDMLVSDTDRDGILDSIDTDGDGITNYYLCHQMSHYSSRTGKDCSGNPLAFIDLEGDGIADGFDIDDDRSINDPILKRIQEDLDQPSISISSNNLPGIYGNTQKVRLTCSDNVGPGSIVYTLDGSVPSFSPFQGIYSNAPNVNFSVGSDTIGGDYRVKYLCRDLAGNVSPIQEALYQIDTTLPVIVANTTSNFISNQPGAIGRSDITWSSNVSVAFTIRFGASDCGSGTELARGFLSSGTNSIYSVTAGGNFSGEGTKHFTIFGYVDLDGDGICTPGLDRIGSSSISIQRDDTPPSISASPDEGNFGTITNVSLTCSDSGSGCDQTVVNSLVNGTPANPTIDALSGTIGTGSSYSGTAISTVDNATTFIKFIARDKAGNVSSVIQKRYTVDLATPNVTINSNIRYVSAGNGSISWQSDRTGNYQVTLGGSSCATATTVLASGSVSSGGPNTVTAIDNARLSIGDNTIRICVASAINVGNTTVTITKDQSAPTASITSPTTTGPFPIGTSFIASCTDAGNAGCDKIAYTLDGTAPSFNSSFGISNGNLYSGSVSLSSAGQISIKVIAIDKAGNISPIASQIVNIGPPPSPKGILIGAGNTKLVVSFIPVSGATSYKVYFANSSGVTTSASSVTGTTTPITISGLTNGTSKFVAMTAIHNGGESPLSVERSGTPTTSIPGATTAVHKDISGAVGQGTDSGKFPSAAIDPINKKLLVVTQNGSNGDKPSLFRCDLNGNSCQHFDISSGQGNNSGKNPSIVVDEIGGKILVATENGANSSKPSLFRCDLGGSNCGHFDISAGQGSGSGTNPKILIDQLNRKLLVVTNNLANGIRPSLFRCDIDGTNCIHKDISSGQGVQSGFTPIADLDYTNQKILVITRNQGNSNKPSLFRCDLDGTNCTHTDYSTGRSFFANILPAIVLDRLNGKLLMSTYGMNNNTNEIDFFRSNLDGTSNTQSIITNLNSASSVGDVKLSMSLDFVNSKLILVYGGNGMQNQVIRTSLTGTSPVYNINQSADQGFNSGFNAFGVVDFVNGKYLILNYNGSHGGKLSLFVL, encoded by the coding sequence ATGAAAAGAGTAGTATGCCTATTTGTGTTTTTTTTCCTCTTTTGTTTCGGTTGTTTGAAAACCGGTCATTCCGGAATAGGAAACACGATTCCGTTTATGATCATCGATATGGAAGGAACTGCGAGGATCAAAGGGACATTTTTGGATGTAAACGGAGACGGTATCACGGACGGAATCGATACCAACAAAAACGATGTCATTGATATGCTCGTATCGGATACGGACCGGGACGGAATCTTAGATTCCATCGACACCGACGGGGACGGCATAACGAACTATTATCTATGCCATCAGATGTCTCACTATTCTTCTCGAACGGGAAAGGATTGCTCCGGAAATCCTCTCGCGTTTATCGATCTCGAAGGAGATGGAATTGCTGACGGATTTGATATTGATGACGACCGCTCTATCAACGATCCGATCCTTAAAAGAATTCAGGAAGATTTAGATCAGCCTTCCATTTCCATCTCTTCGAACAATCTTCCTGGAATTTACGGGAACACTCAAAAAGTGAGGCTGACTTGTTCGGATAACGTCGGTCCGGGTTCGATCGTTTATACCCTTGACGGCAGTGTTCCTAGTTTTTCTCCCTTCCAAGGGATTTATTCCAATGCTCCGAACGTAAATTTCAGCGTCGGATCGGACACCATCGGCGGAGATTACCGAGTAAAATACCTTTGCCGTGATTTGGCCGGGAACGTGAGTCCAATTCAGGAGGCTTTGTATCAAATCGATACGACTCTTCCCGTGATTGTCGCTAATACAACGTCCAATTTTATCAGCAATCAGCCGGGCGCGATCGGTAGGTCGGATATCACCTGGTCATCCAATGTTTCGGTTGCTTTTACGATTCGCTTCGGCGCGTCCGATTGCGGTTCCGGAACGGAACTTGCCAGGGGCTTTTTATCTTCAGGAACAAATTCGATTTATTCAGTCACGGCCGGAGGAAATTTTTCGGGGGAAGGAACGAAACACTTTACGATTTTCGGATATGTCGATTTGGATGGAGACGGGATTTGTACACCCGGATTGGATCGAATCGGGTCGAGTTCGATTTCCATCCAAAGGGACGATACTCCTCCGTCTATCTCCGCAAGTCCGGATGAAGGGAATTTCGGGACGATCACGAATGTTTCCCTTACTTGCTCGGACTCGGGAAGCGGTTGCGATCAGACGGTCGTAAATTCTTTGGTCAATGGAACTCCTGCGAATCCAACGATCGATGCTCTCTCCGGTACGATTGGTACGGGAAGCAGTTATTCCGGAACGGCGATTTCGACCGTAGACAATGCGACCACGTTTATAAAGTTTATCGCAAGAGACAAAGCGGGGAATGTTTCCTCAGTGATTCAAAAGCGATATACCGTAGACTTGGCTACTCCGAACGTAACTATCAATTCTAATATTCGTTATGTTTCCGCTGGGAACGGTTCGATCTCTTGGCAATCTGATAGAACGGGAAACTACCAAGTGACTTTGGGCGGATCCAGTTGTGCGACTGCAACCACAGTGCTTGCTTCCGGTTCCGTTTCTTCCGGAGGTCCGAATACCGTGACCGCGATCGATAATGCAAGGCTGAGTATCGGAGACAATACGATTCGTATCTGCGTAGCGAGTGCGATCAACGTCGGGAACACAACCGTTACCATTACAAAGGATCAGTCGGCTCCGACGGCTTCCATTACTTCGCCGACCACCACTGGACCGTTTCCGATCGGAACGAGCTTTATCGCTTCGTGCACGGATGCAGGAAACGCCGGTTGCGATAAAATCGCATATACGTTAGACGGAACAGCGCCGAGTTTTAATTCTTCTTTTGGTATATCGAACGGAAATCTTTATTCCGGTTCGGTGAGTCTTTCGTCTGCGGGTCAGATTTCAATCAAGGTGATCGCCATCGATAAAGCAGGAAACATTTCTCCGATTGCAAGTCAGATTGTGAATATCGGTCCTCCTCCGAGCCCGAAAGGGATTCTCATTGGTGCAGGGAACACGAAACTGGTAGTTTCATTCATTCCGGTTTCCGGTGCGACGAGTTATAAAGTTTACTTTGCGAATTCGAGTGGAGTCACAACTTCTGCGAGTTCAGTGACCGGAACTACAACTCCGATTACTATTTCTGGTTTGACGAACGGGACCTCGAAGTTCGTCGCGATGACCGCGATTCACAACGGAGGGGAGAGTCCCTTGAGTGTGGAAAGAAGCGGAACTCCTACGACTTCGATCCCGGGCGCGACGACTGCGGTTCATAAGGATATCTCCGGTGCGGTAGGTCAAGGAACCGACTCCGGAAAATTTCCGTCCGCCGCGATCGATCCAATCAATAAGAAATTGCTCGTCGTGACTCAAAACGGAAGCAACGGAGATAAACCTTCTTTGTTTCGTTGCGACTTAAACGGGAATTCTTGCCAACACTTTGATATTTCTTCCGGTCAAGGCAACAATTCGGGAAAAAATCCTTCGATTGTGGTGGATGAAATCGGAGGAAAGATCTTGGTTGCAACGGAGAATGGGGCGAATTCTTCTAAGCCTTCCCTGTTTCGTTGTGACCTGGGCGGAAGTAACTGTGGTCATTTTGATATTTCAGCGGGTCAAGGTTCCGGATCCGGAACGAATCCGAAGATTCTAATCGATCAGCTGAATCGAAAACTCTTAGTGGTTACGAACAACCTTGCGAACGGAATCCGGCCTTCTTTGTTTCGGTGTGACATCGATGGAACGAATTGTATTCACAAGGATATTTCCTCGGGGCAAGGAGTTCAGTCTGGGTTTACGCCGATCGCGGATCTGGATTATACCAATCAAAAAATCTTGGTGATCACACGGAATCAAGGAAATTCCAATAAGCCTTCCTTGTTTCGTTGTGATTTGGATGGAACGAATTGTACTCACACCGATTACTCGACGGGAAGGTCGTTTTTTGCAAATATACTACCCGCGATTGTGCTCGACCGACTGAACGGAAAGCTACTGATGTCGACCTACGGAATGAATAATAATACCAATGAGATCGATTTCTTTCGGAGTAATTTGGACGGTACTTCGAATACTCAATCCATTATTACAAATTTGAATTCTGCATCCTCGGTAGGAGATGTAAAGCTTTCGATGAGTTTAGATTTTGTAAATTCGAAGCTGATTTTGGTCTATGGTGGAAATGGTATGCAGAATCAAGTGATTCGGACAAGTCTCACCGGAACTTCTCCTGTTTATAATATAAACCAGTCAGCCGATCAGGGGTTTAATTCCGGGTTTAACGCTTTTGGGGTCGTTGATTTTGTAAACGGAAAATACCTCATTCTCAACTATAACGGTTCGCATGGAGGGAAACTGAGTTTGTTTGTTCTTTAG
- a CDS encoding esterase/lipase family protein — MKSYRRNFQIVTFLFALGFVTSCADLSLEKLKEKLNLAKKKSLAEEILGTLTFVFWSETNHELYKFIPLAPVLLKSQISADQFAVATPDLKEAKPKIVLVHGWDFKEKNSDPPTDKFTKVSNLRGTWDEVLEMYSQNLSQVQSNYELYTFTYRTSDFVENNGRRFIDKLNSVFSPEDKVILLAHSMGGLVSRSALYHQNNTKDVIDFVVSLGTPYLGSPFASSSYQGNFGTLGDLIGFMTGTQGGKDLAYTNAFGTSYAVPIPSEYVDGAFNLYLERLLSDSSKDGRVTAYFGAMSVCNGHAGSDSIYTIGCTFLSNGSPSFANKSDGIVTTSSGKMSTKLPGGRQISKDFDHAQLSFRNHVNNTARNTYFNEVITLINAL; from the coding sequence ATGAAATCATATCGTAGAAATTTTCAAATCGTCACCTTTCTTTTTGCGTTAGGCTTTGTTACTTCCTGCGCCGATCTATCCCTGGAGAAACTTAAGGAAAAACTCAATCTTGCGAAAAAGAAGAGTTTAGCGGAGGAAATTCTCGGCACCCTTACTTTCGTTTTTTGGTCGGAGACAAATCACGAGCTTTATAAATTCATCCCTTTGGCGCCGGTTTTGCTAAAATCTCAAATCTCCGCAGATCAGTTTGCGGTCGCGACTCCGGATCTGAAAGAGGCAAAACCGAAGATCGTTCTGGTTCATGGTTGGGACTTTAAAGAGAAGAATTCCGATCCGCCAACAGACAAGTTCACGAAGGTTTCCAATCTTAGGGGAACCTGGGACGAAGTTTTGGAAATGTACTCCCAAAATCTTTCCCAAGTGCAGAGTAATTACGAACTCTACACGTTTACTTATAGAACTTCCGATTTTGTTGAGAACAACGGAAGAAGGTTTATCGATAAGTTAAACTCCGTATTTTCTCCGGAAGACAAAGTGATTCTTCTCGCACATTCTATGGGCGGACTTGTAAGCCGCTCCGCGCTTTATCATCAGAACAATACCAAGGATGTGATTGATTTTGTTGTTTCCCTTGGAACACCTTATTTAGGCTCCCCCTTTGCTTCTTCCAGTTATCAGGGCAACTTCGGAACGTTAGGTGATCTGATCGGCTTTATGACAGGGACGCAAGGAGGAAAGGATCTGGCCTATACGAACGCATTTGGAACGAGTTACGCGGTTCCAATTCCAAGCGAGTACGTCGACGGAGCGTTCAATCTCTATTTGGAAAGATTGCTCTCCGACTCTTCCAAAGATGGAAGGGTAACGGCGTATTTCGGAGCAATGAGTGTTTGTAACGGTCATGCAGGCTCCGATTCTATCTATACGATCGGATGCACTTTTTTAAGCAACGGAAGTCCGAGTTTTGCGAATAAGAGCGATGGGATCGTAACTACGTCAAGTGGAAAGATGTCCACAAAACTTCCGGGTGGACGTCAGATCTCAAAAGACTTTGATCACGCTCAGCTTTCGTTTCGGAACCACGTGAATAATACTGCGAGGAATACGTATTTCAACGAAGTAATCACTCTGATCAACGCTTTGTAG
- the rlmB gene encoding 23S rRNA (guanosine(2251)-2'-O)-methyltransferase RlmB, whose translation MEEKIARQEYIFGKRTLIELTEAHQGREHSFPFTELFVKENPGSEIVDKILKKLPSYVKVHKVSVSKLDALVPGRNHQGLVAVKVSSKESTLDQKDLEAILPSKPGAFLILDRIQDPGNLGNILRTAECFGLQNIILPDRESAGITPVVEKVSSGALSFLKIFTVKNLANTLELLKENGYWIVSTSDRGTEDWSKLPDLNELAVLMGNEGEGVKRILMEKSDFVLRIPIHGNLSSLNVTVATGVVLDRLVNRKLP comes from the coding sequence CTGGAGGAGAAAATAGCCAGACAAGAATACATATTCGGAAAGAGAACTCTGATCGAACTGACGGAGGCTCATCAAGGAAGAGAACATTCTTTTCCTTTTACCGAGTTGTTTGTTAAGGAGAATCCGGGCTCCGAGATCGTGGATAAGATTCTTAAGAAACTTCCATCCTATGTGAAGGTGCATAAGGTTTCCGTTTCTAAGTTAGACGCTCTTGTTCCGGGGAGAAATCACCAGGGTTTGGTAGCAGTTAAGGTTTCGAGTAAAGAATCTACCTTGGATCAAAAGGATTTAGAGGCGATTCTTCCTTCCAAACCGGGAGCCTTTCTAATCTTGGATCGAATTCAAGATCCAGGCAATTTAGGAAATATTTTGAGAACGGCCGAATGTTTCGGGCTTCAGAACATCATTCTTCCCGATCGAGAATCTGCGGGAATCACTCCGGTAGTGGAGAAAGTTTCTTCGGGCGCCCTTTCCTTTTTAAAAATTTTCACGGTTAAGAATCTCGCAAACACCTTAGAACTTCTAAAGGAAAACGGATACTGGATCGTTTCGACGAGCGATCGTGGAACGGAAGACTGGTCCAAACTTCCCGACCTGAACGAACTCGCCGTCTTGATGGGAAACGAGGGCGAAGGAGTGAAACGGATTCTTATGGAAAAATCGGATTTTGTCCTGAGAATCCCGATACACGGAAACCTTTCTTCCTTAAACGTTACCGTTGCAACCGGAGTCGTTTTAGACAGACTCGTAAATCGCAAATTACCCTGA
- the cysS gene encoding cysteine--tRNA ligase: MIEVYFHNSLTGKKEKFSPVDPKRVTVYSCGPTVYNYAHIGNLRAFLFVDFLRRSLKLLGYGVEMTMNITDIDDKIIRDSIASKKSIQEFTKPWTEAFFEDLKTVRAETLEHYPKATESIPEMIEIIQKLKSKGLVYEKDESLYFSIQKFENYGKLSKIDTTGMKTGTRYDTDEYEKEDVRDFVLWKSPKVEGEASWNTEIGTGRPGWHLECSAMIRKVYQSGVDIHTGGVDLLFPHHENEIAQSEGAFPEETFVRTWLHSEHLLVDGQKMSKSKGNFYTLRDLVQKGIDPKTIRFLLISTHYRSKLNFSTDRLEESANSIRKMQNCLDRLLDAEPDYKILSDFTFSIPSILTWKKEIEESLGDDLNIAKVLAVVFDSLKQINSLLDGGKTASDDRKEFIQFFAYCNRLFDVLSFEAKKDLIDSEIDSLIEERQLARKNKDFARSDAIRDQLLAQGIVIEDTKDGLRWRRK, from the coding sequence ATGATCGAAGTTTATTTTCACAATTCGCTTACGGGCAAAAAAGAAAAATTCTCCCCCGTCGATCCCAAACGTGTGACGGTTTATTCCTGCGGACCGACCGTTTATAACTACGCTCATATCGGAAATCTCAGAGCCTTTCTCTTCGTGGATTTTCTTCGGAGATCCTTGAAACTCCTCGGATACGGAGTCGAGATGACGATGAATATCACCGACATCGACGACAAGATCATCCGCGATTCGATCGCTTCCAAAAAGAGCATTCAAGAATTTACGAAACCATGGACGGAAGCTTTTTTCGAGGACCTAAAAACCGTTCGCGCAGAAACTTTAGAACACTACCCGAAAGCAACGGAATCGATTCCGGAGATGATCGAGATCATTCAAAAACTTAAGAGCAAGGGTCTAGTTTACGAGAAGGATGAGAGTCTTTACTTTTCCATTCAGAAATTTGAGAATTACGGAAAGCTCAGCAAGATCGACACAACCGGAATGAAAACCGGAACCCGTTACGATACGGACGAATACGAAAAAGAAGACGTAAGAGATTTCGTCCTCTGGAAAAGTCCTAAGGTCGAAGGCGAAGCGTCTTGGAACACGGAAATCGGCACCGGACGTCCCGGTTGGCATTTGGAATGTTCTGCGATGATTCGAAAAGTGTATCAGAGCGGAGTTGACATTCATACGGGCGGGGTCGACCTGCTCTTCCCTCATCATGAGAATGAGATCGCACAATCCGAAGGGGCCTTTCCAGAAGAAACATTCGTAAGAACCTGGCTCCACTCCGAACACCTCCTCGTGGACGGACAAAAGATGTCCAAGAGCAAGGGAAACTTTTACACGTTACGCGATCTTGTCCAAAAAGGAATCGATCCGAAAACAATCCGTTTTCTTCTGATCTCGACCCACTATCGTTCCAAATTGAATTTTTCCACGGATCGTCTGGAAGAATCCGCTAACAGCATCCGAAAGATGCAGAATTGTTTGGATCGTCTTTTGGACGCGGAGCCGGATTATAAGATTCTTTCCGATTTTACGTTTTCAATTCCTTCGATTCTAACTTGGAAAAAGGAAATCGAAGAATCCTTAGGCGACGACCTGAACATCGCAAAGGTTTTGGCGGTCGTCTTTGATTCTTTGAAACAAATCAATTCTCTCCTGGACGGAGGGAAAACGGCCTCCGACGATAGAAAAGAATTCATTCAATTTTTTGCATATTGCAATCGACTTTTCGACGTTCTTTCTTTCGAAGCGAAAAAAGATCTGATCGATTCCGAGATCGATTCTCTCATCGAAGAAAGACAACTCGCGAGAAAGAATAAGGACTTTGCGCGCTCCGATGCGATCCGCGATCAGCTTCTGGCGCAAGGAATCGTAATCGAAGACACAAAAGACGGACTCCGCTGGAGGAGAAAATAG
- a CDS encoding acetylxylan esterase — protein sequence MAISFDECFQTYPELHSPADLDEFWSEAIRDLKNFPIKKQSKALLKGSIIKETIYDISFQSWQNATITGTLVIPRKRGDLPVVIHFHDYGHERPAIIKGLTETGVAQLIIDLRGHGTQLVRPQLKEGEVADPDWTPGYFSKGLDGKDSFYMKGLYLDVIRAIEFLRLTDGIDGEKIILSGKSLGASLAVFGAAFTNRVKGLILETPNFCNIDDTQLKLEKSWMKEINLQLANAKTKKTAMKKSLAYYDSINFSKKIKIPTLVSVGLDDKISHPKSIFALFNHMNCDKRMQVYPTEGNEAGLKGEKQNGANLEFVREIFFPE from the coding sequence ATGGCGATCAGTTTTGACGAATGCTTTCAGACGTATCCGGAGCTTCATAGCCCTGCGGACCTCGACGAATTTTGGTCCGAGGCGATCCGCGATTTAAAGAATTTTCCGATTAAAAAACAATCGAAGGCGCTCCTCAAAGGTTCGATTATCAAGGAAACGATCTACGATATTTCCTTTCAATCCTGGCAAAACGCCACGATCACGGGAACCTTGGTCATCCCGAGAAAGAGAGGGGATCTTCCGGTTGTCATTCACTTTCACGACTATGGTCACGAAAGACCCGCCATCATCAAAGGACTCACGGAAACCGGAGTCGCACAACTGATCATCGATCTCCGAGGTCACGGAACTCAACTCGTTCGACCCCAACTGAAAGAAGGTGAAGTCGCCGATCCCGATTGGACGCCGGGATATTTTTCCAAAGGTCTGGATGGAAAGGATTCTTTTTATATGAAAGGCCTTTATCTGGACGTGATCCGCGCCATCGAATTCTTAAGACTTACCGACGGGATCGACGGCGAAAAGATCATCCTTTCCGGAAAATCCTTGGGGGCTTCTCTTGCGGTTTTCGGCGCGGCGTTTACGAACCGTGTCAAGGGTCTGATCTTAGAAACTCCGAACTTCTGTAATATTGACGATACACAACTTAAACTCGAAAAAAGTTGGATGAAGGAAATCAACCTTCAACTCGCGAACGCAAAAACCAAAAAAACCGCGATGAAAAAGAGTTTAGCATATTATGATAGTATAAACTTTTCCAAGAAGATCAAAATTCCCACCTTGGTCTCAGTCGGTCTCGACGATAAGATTTCCCATCCGAAATCGATCTTTGCTCTCTTCAATCACATGAACTGCGACAAAAGAATGCAGGTCTATCCTACCGAAGGAAACGAGGCGGGTCTCAAGGGAGAAAAACAAAACGGCGCCAATCTAGAATTTGTGAGGGAAATCTTCTTTCCTGAATGA
- the folD gene encoding bifunctional methylenetetrahydrofolate dehydrogenase/methenyltetrahydrofolate cyclohydrolase FolD, whose protein sequence is MNPVLLDGKKLSEKIRDGIRTEIEERKAKNLRIPKLATILVGNNPASETYVSMKVKACHSVGMGSEMIRLGENTTTEELLAVIDKLNADPNTDGILLQHPSPPQIDERAAFDRIALRKDVDGVTTLSFGKLSMGVETYLPCTPYGMVLLLQEYGINPSGKNAVVVGRSPILGKPMAMLLTEMNATVTLCHSKTQNLPEIVKQADIVVGAVGKPEFIKADWIKKGAVLLDAGYNPGNVGDIEISKAKDHSSFYTPVPGGVGPMTIAVLLLQTLYSSKEHFTPPVK, encoded by the coding sequence ATGAATCCGGTTTTGTTAGATGGAAAAAAACTTTCCGAAAAGATCAGAGATGGAATCCGCACCGAAATCGAAGAGCGGAAAGCGAAGAATTTAAGAATTCCCAAACTCGCAACCATCCTCGTGGGAAACAACCCCGCCTCCGAAACCTATGTTTCCATGAAAGTCAAAGCCTGTCATTCCGTGGGAATGGGTTCTGAAATGATTCGTCTCGGTGAAAATACGACCACGGAAGAATTGCTGGCGGTCATCGACAAACTCAACGCAGATCCGAACACGGATGGAATTCTTCTCCAACATCCTTCTCCTCCCCAGATCGACGAAAGAGCCGCCTTTGATCGGATCGCCCTTCGCAAAGACGTGGACGGCGTTACTACGCTTTCTTTCGGAAAACTTTCCATGGGAGTAGAAACCTATCTTCCTTGTACTCCCTACGGAATGGTTCTCTTATTGCAAGAATACGGAATCAATCCTTCCGGTAAAAACGCGGTCGTGGTCGGTCGTTCTCCTATCTTAGGAAAACCGATGGCGATGCTCCTTACGGAAATGAACGCAACCGTCACTCTCTGTCATTCTAAAACTCAGAATCTTCCCGAGATCGTAAAACAAGCCGACATCGTCGTCGGCGCGGTCGGAAAGCCGGAATTCATCAAAGCGGACTGGATCAAAAAAGGCGCGGTTCTCTTGGACGCGGGTTACAATCCCGGAAACGTCGGAGATATCGAGATCTCCAAGGCCAAAGACCATTCTTCTTTTTATACTCCGGTTCCGGGAGGGGTCGGTCCGATGACGATCGCGGTATTGCTCTTACAGACTCTTTATTCCTCAAAAGAACACTTTACACCACCGGTAAAGTGA
- the asnS gene encoding asparagine--tRNA ligase, which produces MSETQVVSNHSLEKHVDQKVTIQGWVHGIRGSNARQFISLRNSGKIIQVLAEKEILGEELFQTVKHLRQETSVSVTGKLVRNEKSPIGFELVLESLQVVGESENYPITPKEHGIDFLISQRHLWLRSSKQLAILRVRDNLSFAIRKYFHERNFLLIDTPILTGSVGESAGTLFSTEYFDLGNAYLAQTGQLYLETAIFAHNKVFCFGPTFRAEKSKTRRHLTEFWMVEAEVAFADHKENLKLQEDFVKTIIKDTVQNSLEDLKVLDRDPAPLLAYLEKEFPVIDYAKALEILQSKGEDIVWGDDINSEREQMLTTEYGGPVFIQKYPREAKAFYMKVNPEDPKTVLNADLIAPDGVGEIIGGSEREENYENIVHRLKEENLPVDSYDWYLDLRKYGSVPHSGFGLGSERMIAWICGLQHVRECIPFPRMMERLYP; this is translated from the coding sequence ATGTCCGAAACTCAAGTCGTCAGCAATCATAGTTTAGAAAAACACGTAGATCAGAAAGTTACCATCCAAGGTTGGGTTCACGGAATCCGGGGAAGCAACGCGAGACAATTCATCTCCTTGAGAAACAGCGGAAAGATCATCCAGGTCCTCGCCGAAAAAGAAATCCTCGGAGAAGAATTGTTTCAAACCGTAAAACACCTCAGACAAGAAACCTCGGTCTCCGTTACGGGAAAGCTGGTTCGAAACGAAAAATCTCCGATCGGATTCGAGCTCGTTTTGGAATCTCTTCAAGTCGTAGGAGAATCCGAAAATTATCCGATCACGCCCAAGGAACACGGGATCGATTTCTTGATATCGCAGAGACATCTCTGGTTGCGCTCTTCCAAACAACTCGCGATCCTTCGGGTGAGGGACAATCTTTCCTTTGCGATTCGCAAATACTTTCATGAGAGAAATTTTTTACTCATCGATACTCCGATTCTCACCGGATCCGTGGGAGAAAGCGCGGGAACCCTTTTTTCGACCGAATACTTCGATTTGGGAAACGCGTATCTCGCACAAACCGGACAACTCTATCTTGAGACCGCGATCTTTGCTCACAACAAGGTCTTTTGTTTTGGCCCGACCTTTCGCGCGGAGAAGAGTAAGACAAGAAGACATCTCACCGAGTTCTGGATGGTGGAAGCAGAAGTCGCATTCGCCGATCACAAAGAAAATCTAAAACTCCAAGAAGATTTCGTAAAGACGATCATAAAGGACACGGTTCAGAATTCATTAGAAGATTTGAAAGTATTGGATCGGGACCCGGCGCCCTTGCTCGCGTATTTGGAAAAGGAATTTCCGGTGATCGATTATGCGAAGGCTCTCGAAATTCTACAATCCAAAGGAGAAGACATCGTTTGGGGAGACGATATCAATTCCGAAAGGGAGCAGATGCTGACGACCGAATATGGGGGACCGGTTTTTATTCAGAAATATCCGAGAGAAGCCAAAGCGTTTTATATGAAGGTAAATCCGGAAGATCCGAAGACCGTTCTCAATGCCGATCTCATCGCTCCGGATGGAGTGGGAGAAATCATCGGAGGTTCGGAAAGAGAAGAAAACTATGAGAATATCGTTCATCGCCTCAAAGAGGAAAATCTTCCGGTGGATTCTTACGATTGGTATTTGGATCTCCGGAAATACGGCTCGGTTCCTCATTCCGGTTTCGGTCTCGGCTCGGAACGGATGATCGCTTGGATCTGCGGGCTCCAACACGTAAGGGAATGTATTCCGTTTCCGAGGATGATGGAACGACTTTATCCCTGA
- a CDS encoding tetratricopeptide repeat protein codes for MGQNLAVSNFTSIEESAWECFETGSYEEVIAIAKKNPSHVFLNHLSGIAEFESGAETGINYFLKGSSVLSPLVEAYLLKEGGKLREAAKKFHEYFRSSSVPVAYSILRTGILASEDAVDFKTALDLLAIYKGRFTNDYFCKTEFFANYHLRKYKEAVQVFAENAKRLTGERDVLGALGLALVHLGNFEEAKTVLQRIPGYEELPTFEEKKKEFSEKIASIPKMEAKRKSLSSSELIDLGFAYLFSENFKKAEEIFSELVAAQS; via the coding sequence ATGGGTCAGAATTTAGCAGTATCCAATTTCACTTCCATTGAAGAATCGGCTTGGGAATGTTTTGAAACGGGTTCCTATGAAGAAGTGATCGCGATTGCGAAGAAAAATCCGAGTCATGTATTTTTAAATCACCTGAGTGGAATTGCTGAGTTTGAATCCGGGGCAGAAACCGGGATCAATTACTTTCTAAAAGGATCCTCCGTTCTAAGCCCGCTCGTCGAAGCGTATCTTCTGAAGGAAGGTGGAAAACTCAGAGAAGCCGCGAAGAAGTTTCACGAGTATTTTCGTTCTTCTTCGGTTCCGGTCGCGTATTCCATTCTAAGGACCGGAATTCTGGCAAGTGAGGACGCGGTTGATTTCAAGACCGCATTGGATCTTCTGGCGATCTACAAAGGAAGATTTACTAACGATTACTTTTGTAAGACAGAATTCTTTGCAAATTATCATCTAAGAAAATACAAGGAAGCCGTACAGGTTTTTGCAGAAAACGCAAAAAGACTTACGGGTGAGAGAGACGTTTTAGGCGCTCTTGGTTTGGCCTTGGTTCATCTAGGAAATTTTGAAGAAGCGAAGACGGTTCTTCAGAGAATTCCGGGATACGAAGAACTTCCTACCTTTGAAGAAAAGAAAAAAGAATTTTCCGAAAAGATCGCGAGCATTCCCAAGATGGAAGCAAAGAGAAAGTCTCTTTCTTCTTCGGAACTGATCGATCTGGGCTTTGCGTATCTTTTTTCCGAGAACTTCAAGAAGGCGGAAGAAATTTTTAGCGAACTTGTGGCGGCGCAAAGCTAA